Proteins from one Chroococcidiopsis sp. CCMEE 29 genomic window:
- a CDS encoding iron uptake porin, translating into MMKMWNSLLASPAVFGAILVVSVTMPASGSPLLADAETPSAEGNNALSQVTSVTQLSDVQPTDWAFQALQSLVERYGCIAGYPDGTYRGNRALTRYEFAAGLNACLDRVNELITTATAELVNREDLATLQRLQEEFAAEIATLRGRVDSLEAVTAELEANQFSTTTQLAGEVVFGVAGIVSGDDVEGNELDNSTVFVNRARLELNTSFTGRDLLFTRLATGNFAGFSTVTGTGEGELAFTQDEDNDLGLEVLLYSFPLTEQTEVVIGASGTAFDDFASTVNILDGDGGTGALSAFGTRNPIYYLGDGAGLGIRQQLGDRFELSLGYLASEANDPIEGSGLFNGPYSALAQVVIKPTERLNIGLTYIYGYNADDTGTGSGRATFARFDDEFFEDNLGIPAVDVPTSTNAYGVELSWQLSDRFILGGWAGYTNTRLLSTVGGLFDRGSLDIWNYAVTLAFPDLGREGNLLGFVVGMEPKVTNSTIASINPDIDVDEDEDTSLHIEGFYQFQLTENIALTPGVIWITAPGFNNNNDDIVIGTIRTTFTF; encoded by the coding sequence ATGATGAAGATGTGGAACTCGCTGTTGGCTAGTCCAGCTGTTTTCGGAGCAATTCTGGTTGTTAGTGTAACGATGCCTGCATCTGGGAGTCCGTTACTAGCAGATGCTGAAACTCCCAGTGCTGAGGGAAACAACGCGCTATCGCAGGTGACTTCTGTGACCCAGTTGTCTGACGTTCAACCTACAGACTGGGCATTCCAAGCGTTGCAATCGCTAGTAGAGCGTTATGGTTGCATTGCTGGATATCCAGATGGCACCTATCGCGGCAATCGGGCGCTGACTCGATACGAGTTTGCTGCTGGTTTGAATGCTTGTTTAGATCGGGTGAATGAACTGATTACCACTGCAACAGCTGAGTTGGTTAATCGAGAAGACTTAGCCACACTGCAACGACTGCAAGAGGAGTTTGCGGCGGAAATAGCAACCCTGCGCGGACGTGTTGATTCTCTGGAAGCCGTTACCGCCGAATTGGAAGCAAATCAATTTTCTACCACGACCCAACTTGCCGGAGAAGTCGTATTTGGGGTGGCAGGTATCGTCAGCGGCGACGATGTTGAAGGCAATGAACTGGATAACTCGACAGTATTTGTGAATCGGGCGCGCCTTGAATTAAATACCAGTTTCACAGGTCGCGATCTGCTGTTTACAAGACTTGCAACTGGAAACTTTGCTGGATTCTCTACAGTTACTGGGACAGGCGAGGGAGAACTAGCTTTTACCCAAGACGAAGATAACGATCTTGGTCTTGAGGTTCTGTTATATAGCTTCCCTTTGACTGAACAGACAGAGGTGGTTATCGGTGCTAGTGGTACTGCATTCGATGACTTTGCTAGTACAGTTAACATCCTAGATGGAGACGGTGGAACGGGGGCACTGTCTGCTTTTGGGACGCGCAATCCAATTTATTATCTAGGGGATGGCGCAGGTTTAGGCATCCGCCAACAGTTGGGCGATCGCTTTGAATTAAGCTTAGGATATTTGGCGAGTGAAGCTAACGATCCAATAGAGGGTAGTGGCTTATTCAATGGACCTTACAGCGCTCTAGCTCAAGTAGTAATTAAGCCAACAGAGCGTCTCAACATTGGCTTAACTTACATTTATGGCTACAACGCTGATGATACGGGAACTGGTAGCGGTCGAGCCACCTTTGCTAGGTTTGATGACGAGTTCTTCGAGGATAACCTTGGTATACCAGCGGTCGATGTGCCAACTTCTACTAATGCCTATGGAGTGGAATTGTCTTGGCAGCTGAGTGATCGCTTTATCTTAGGTGGTTGGGCTGGCTACACGAATACTCGTCTCCTTTCTACAGTTGGGGGACTATTTGACCGTGGCAGCCTTGACATCTGGAACTATGCTGTGACGCTAGCCTTCCCAGATTTAGGTAGAGAAGGAAATCTCCTCGGTTTCGTTGTTGGTATGGAACCAAAAGTCACTAATTCCACTATTGCTTCAATCAACCCAGACATTGATGTAGATGAAGATGAAGACACATCACTACACATCGAAGGTTTCTACCAGTTCCAACTCACAGAAAATATTGCGCTCACGCCAGGGGTGATTTGGATTACAGCACCCGGCTTTAATAACAACAACGACGATATTGTCATCGGTACGATCCGAACCACGTTCACTTTTTAA
- a CDS encoding DUF4198 domain-containing protein — MVLKHLKHLFFAFAMLPLLVQPAFAHVVWFDYKDGEYELIFGHPESGPEDLDASKFRSATAYDLNKQVVPVEIDRQDGISVVPQGDIAALTALYDNGYWLRNPGDSSSQNISQQEAEAVNYANVTNFVKYTKALYDWSEPISQPFDLPLEIMPLQNPLQVTAGETLPIQVLYQGKQINDALVEYNGETVNVNAEGVAYIPVGEDGLQPIEASYTSPKDNAPGVSHATTLTAQAVPEPSALLGLGAFGLLAFIGKRRLNSSRGY, encoded by the coding sequence ATGGTTCTAAAACACCTAAAACACTTGTTCTTTGCTTTTGCAATGCTACCTCTGCTGGTTCAACCTGCCTTCGCTCATGTTGTCTGGTTTGACTACAAGGATGGAGAATATGAACTTATATTCGGTCATCCAGAGTCTGGTCCAGAAGACTTGGACGCGTCAAAGTTCCGTTCAGCCACAGCCTATGATTTGAACAAACAGGTTGTCCCTGTTGAAATTGACAGGCAAGATGGTATATCCGTTGTCCCCCAGGGAGACATTGCAGCGCTGACTGCCTTGTATGATAATGGCTACTGGCTTAGAAACCCTGGTGATTCTAGTTCTCAAAACATTTCCCAACAAGAGGCAGAGGCTGTTAACTACGCCAATGTCACTAATTTTGTGAAGTACACTAAGGCTCTTTATGACTGGTCCGAACCGATTTCGCAGCCGTTCGACCTTCCGCTTGAAATCATGCCTCTACAGAACCCCTTGCAGGTAACGGCAGGAGAAACACTGCCAATTCAGGTTTTATATCAAGGAAAGCAGATTAATGATGCTTTAGTGGAATACAACGGAGAAACGGTAAATGTGAATGCAGAGGGCGTTGCTTACATCCCTGTCGGCGAAGATGGACTGCAACCAATCGAAGCAAGCTACACCAGCCCCAAAGATAATGCTCCTGGTGTTTCTCACGCTACCACTTTGACCGCACAAGCCGTTCCTGAACCGTCAGCATTGCTTGGTTTAGGAGCATTTGGTCTACTGGCTTTTATTGGTAAACGCAGGCTAAATTCAAGCCGTGGGTATTAA
- a CDS encoding metal ABC transporter substrate-binding protein: MKIRKETESHPPLGYRTRRRGLSVLALLLLSAITGCEQPTATQPQAQEATPQAQQLEVVATFLPMYWLTRAVTGDTANVDVLIPPGSEVHEYQATPADVQAIAQANVLVKNGLGMEEFLAGTVKSAQNPQLREINTSQGIEPLKDTAPVAAKTDDHDHDHAGETDHGHTHEEGNPHVWLDPVLAQQQVTNIRDGLIAADPANKATYEANAATYVQQLQTLDKEFQQRLQKYPNCTFVTFHDAYPYLANRYGLKQVAVVQIPEDQLSPADVSNTINAVKKYNVKAVFGEPEVDNRLLKSLAQDLNLTYRVIDPLESGPLDPQHYFQVMRTNLQSIEAGCR; encoded by the coding sequence ATGAAGATCAGGAAAGAAACTGAAAGCCACCCTCCCTTGGGATACCGCACCAGAAGGAGAGGTTTATCCGTACTAGCGCTGCTGCTGCTATCAGCTATCACGGGTTGTGAACAACCCACTGCAACGCAGCCTCAGGCGCAGGAGGCTACACCTCAAGCACAGCAGCTCGAAGTGGTGGCAACTTTTCTGCCAATGTATTGGTTAACCAGAGCAGTGACTGGAGATACAGCAAACGTAGATGTTTTGATTCCACCAGGCTCAGAGGTACATGAATACCAGGCAACACCAGCAGATGTGCAAGCGATCGCCCAAGCTAATGTGTTAGTGAAAAATGGTCTGGGTATGGAGGAATTTCTCGCAGGCACGGTAAAAAGTGCTCAGAATCCTCAGCTGAGAGAGATTAATACCAGCCAAGGCATTGAGCCTTTGAAAGATACTGCGCCAGTTGCGGCTAAAACGGACGATCACGATCATGATCATGCGGGAGAAACCGATCATGGTCACACCCACGAGGAGGGAAATCCTCATGTCTGGCTCGATCCAGTGTTGGCGCAACAGCAGGTAACAAATATTCGTGACGGTTTAATTGCAGCTGACCCCGCGAATAAAGCAACCTATGAAGCCAACGCTGCTACCTATGTCCAGCAGTTGCAGACACTAGATAAAGAGTTTCAGCAGCGCTTGCAAAAGTATCCCAACTGTACGTTTGTAACCTTTCATGACGCTTACCCTTACCTGGCTAATCGCTACGGTTTGAAGCAGGTTGCAGTGGTGCAAATTCCAGAAGATCAACTCTCACCCGCGGATGTAAGTAATACGATTAATGCGGTGAAAAAGTACAACGTTAAAGCCGTGTTTGGAGAACCAGAGGTAGATAACCGATTGCTGAAAAGTCTTGCTCAAGACCTGAACTTGACTTACCGAGTGATAGATCCTTTGGAATCAGGACCACTCGATCCGCAGCACTACTTCCAAGTGATGCGGACCAATCTGCAAAGCATAGAAGCAGGTTGTCGATAG
- a CDS encoding metal ABC transporter ATP-binding protein, producing the protein MHSKTTHTQYPVLRVEGLTVYQGSYLAVRDVSFELLPGTDTAVVGPNGAGKSTLVQAILGLIPRTGKVEIFGRPVERLGHLCHQIGYMPQNFIFDRSFPISVSELVGLGWVKGRRARGEGREINRRNSAIGFMGIQQQLPEKQVAISQALQRVGAYNLRHKGIGTLSGGELKRVLLAYCLVMPRQLLVLDEAFAGIDVQGAADFYALLDELKREENWTVLQVSHDIDMVSRRCDRVICLNQSLVCTGTPEIALSPQNLLATYGPSFSRYHHHHN; encoded by the coding sequence ATGCACTCTAAAACAACTCACACCCAATACCCTGTTTTGAGGGTAGAGGGATTAACCGTTTATCAGGGCAGTTATCTTGCTGTCCGCGATGTCTCATTTGAATTGTTACCAGGAACAGATACAGCTGTAGTTGGTCCCAATGGAGCAGGTAAAAGTACGCTAGTGCAAGCGATTCTAGGGTTAATTCCGCGAACTGGCAAGGTTGAAATTTTTGGTCGCCCAGTCGAACGGTTGGGGCATTTATGTCATCAAATCGGCTATATGCCACAGAATTTTATCTTTGACCGGAGTTTCCCCATTTCTGTAAGCGAATTAGTGGGGTTGGGATGGGTAAAGGGACGAAGGGCGAGGGGCGAGGGGCGAGAGATAAACCGTCGCAACTCAGCAATTGGATTTATGGGGATTCAACAACAATTGCCGGAAAAACAAGTAGCAATTTCGCAAGCTTTACAGCGAGTCGGCGCTTACAATCTGCGGCATAAAGGAATCGGCACCCTCAGTGGTGGTGAACTGAAGCGAGTGTTACTAGCTTATTGCTTAGTGATGCCTCGTCAGCTTTTGGTACTGGATGAAGCGTTTGCTGGTATTGATGTGCAAGGTGCGGCAGATTTTTATGCCTTACTGGATGAACTCAAGCGCGAGGAAAATTGGACTGTTTTGCAAGTTTCCCATGATATTGATATGGTGAGCCGTCGTTGCGATCGCGTTATCTGCCTCAACCAAAGTCTAGTCTGCACTGGAACACCAGAGATTGCTCTTTCACCCCAAAACCTGTTAGCTACCTATGGTCCTAGCTTCAGTCGCTACCACCATCACCATAACTAG
- a CDS encoding metalloregulator ArsR/SmtB family transcription factor, giving the protein MSVYPAINRAVTNSIQEAETLKCNPPHPVDVDDVCHLQSHILNTDKAQRMAEFFSLLGDANRLRILSVLAEKELCVCDLAAALDMSESAVSHQLRTLRTMRLVSYRKQGRNVFYHLHDSHVLNLYYSVAEHLDEPEG; this is encoded by the coding sequence ATGTCAGTTTACCCTGCTATTAATCGGGCTGTAACTAATTCTATTCAGGAGGCAGAAACTCTTAAGTGCAATCCTCCACACCCTGTTGATGTTGATGATGTCTGTCACCTTCAAAGCCACATCCTCAACACTGACAAAGCTCAACGCATGGCAGAGTTCTTTAGTCTCTTAGGAGATGCCAACCGCCTGCGGATTCTCTCTGTTTTGGCAGAAAAAGAACTTTGTGTCTGTGACTTGGCAGCAGCACTAGATATGAGTGAATCAGCTGTTTCCCATCAGCTGCGGACTCTCAGGACGATGCGGCTTGTGAGCTATCGCAAGCAGGGACGTAATGTTTTCTATCACCTCCATGATAGTCACGTGCTGAATCTTTATTACTCCGTCGCCGAACATCTAGACGAACCGGAGGGATAA
- a CDS encoding metal ABC transporter permease — protein sequence MDLLNHYFCIWLAVTGADELVTLLQFPFMQRAIAGAVLMGLLGGLLGSFVTLRQLSFFSHAVGHAALVGIALGALLQLNPTWMLLPFTLIFGLVVLYLIDQTDLATDSVLSIVLSGALALGVILTSFIQGYRGNLIGVLFGDILAINVTDLILTLLVLVGGSIFLLSSLRQQILLTLNPAVAQVQGIRVQLYRYAFVVLLSLAVAVAIKAVGVLLVNAFLVIPASTAKLLSHHFSRFLGISVILGAISSIVGILVSGVFNFASGPSIVLVQFLLFLAVFSWAKLTMKPA from the coding sequence ATGGATTTATTAAATCACTATTTTTGTATTTGGTTAGCCGTCACTGGCGCTGATGAGTTGGTGACGTTGCTACAGTTTCCCTTTATGCAACGGGCGATCGCGGGTGCTGTGTTAATGGGACTCCTCGGTGGCTTACTTGGCAGCTTCGTGACGTTGCGGCAGTTGTCTTTTTTTAGCCATGCTGTTGGTCATGCTGCCTTAGTGGGCATTGCTTTAGGTGCCCTGTTGCAGTTAAATCCTACCTGGATGCTGTTGCCTTTTACGCTGATTTTTGGCTTGGTCGTACTCTACTTGATTGACCAAACTGATTTAGCAACTGACAGCGTTCTTAGTATTGTTCTTTCAGGAGCATTGGCGCTTGGTGTGATTCTTACTAGCTTCATTCAAGGTTATCGGGGCAACCTCATAGGAGTGCTGTTTGGGGATATTTTGGCGATCAACGTGACTGATTTGATTTTGACACTGTTGGTGCTTGTTGGTGGCAGCATCTTCTTGCTATCTAGCCTACGGCAGCAAATTTTGTTGACACTTAACCCCGCTGTAGCACAGGTTCAGGGTATTCGAGTCCAGCTGTATCGCTACGCCTTTGTTGTACTACTCTCACTAGCTGTTGCCGTGGCGATTAAAGCTGTGGGCGTTTTACTTGTGAATGCCTTCCTCGTGATTCCAGCATCTACTGCCAAACTGCTGAGTCATCACTTTAGCCGCTTCCTCGGCATATCCGTGATTTTAGGTGCCATTAGCAGCATTGTTGGAATACTTGTGTCTGGTGTTTTCAACTTTGCCTCCGGTCCCAGCATCGTGCTTGTGCAATTTTTGCTATTTTTAGCCGTTTTCAGCTGGGCTAAGCTGACGATGAAACCGGCATGA
- a CDS encoding PPC domain-containing DNA-binding protein: MKVFALRLKPDQDLRQSLKIFANEIDLKAGFILTAIGSLKQAKIRFANQSISTVLNDKFEIISLNGTLAQTGIHLHICVSDKEGKILGGHLDNGCIIYTTAEIVIGCSKEFTFIRTVDDQTGCKELEIIPNPS, translated from the coding sequence ATGAAAGTTTTTGCTTTAAGACTAAAACCAGATCAAGATCTAAGACAAAGTTTAAAAATATTTGCCAACGAGATAGATCTCAAAGCAGGGTTTATTTTAACTGCGATCGGCAGCCTAAAACAGGCAAAAATTCGCTTTGCCAATCAAAGTATAAGTACAGTGTTGAATGATAAATTTGAGATTATTTCGTTGAACGGTACGCTTGCACAAACTGGAATTCACCTACATATCTGTGTATCTGATAAAGAGGGTAAAATTCTTGGTGGACATTTAGATAATGGTTGCATCATTTACACAACTGCTGAAATTGTGATTGGATGCAGTAAAGAATTTACCTTTATTAGAACCGTTGATGACCAGACAGGCTGCAAAGAATTGGAAATTATCCCTAACCCTTCTTAA